The following coding sequences are from one Lolium rigidum isolate FL_2022 chromosome 6, APGP_CSIRO_Lrig_0.1, whole genome shotgun sequence window:
- the LOC124661976 gene encoding 4-hydroxyphenylacetaldehyde oxime monooxygenase-like — protein MASLDPSLELKHVLLFSVPLLIAPLVILLYFQAVRNKKNAIRLPPSPLRLPIIGHLHLMVNEPHRSLQNLARSLGPVVYLQLGDIAAVVVSSPEAATEVLKTHDVHCCSRPSSPGANLITYGQQDIAFSPYNESWRERRKLFVSELVSSKRVQSFSHALEAQVGNLIQSLSQSPPSKPINLNVTLLTLIDGFIGTVAFGSMNGAKLMKYAKFQQVFSEAMVALSAFSAQDFFPASPMSRWFDKLVGLEARYRRIFLELDAYFEMVISQHMDPGRVKPEMDDLVDVLINLWKGQALTKDHLKALIMDAFIGGTTTSSVTLLWAMSELIKNPAVMKKAQTEIRNMVANKQTLQVDNLSKLKYLKMVVKETLRLHPPAPLLVPRETMDHVKVLGYDIPPKTRIFVNVWAIGRDPIRWEKPEEFYPERFDDISIDFHGSHYELLPFGAGRRICPAIHMGATIVEFTLASLLHSFDWELPQGMTSQDVSMEGTGRQVYCRKTPLYLVPSCKKQTHFP, from the exons ATGGCGTCCCTTGACCCCTCTCTGGAACTGAAGCATGTCCTCCTATTCTCAGTACCACTACTCATAGCTCCTCTGGTAATATTGTTATACTTCCAAGCTGTTCGCAACAAGAAGAACGCCATCCGTCTGCCCCCGAGCCCCTTGAGGCTACCCATCATAGGGCATCTACACCTGATGGTGAATGAGCCCCACCGGTCACTGCAGAACTTGGCCCGCAGCCTGGGCCCAGTCGTCTACCTGCAGCTCGGCGACATCGCCGCCGTCGTGGTTTCCTCGCCGGAGGCGGCTACGGAGGTGCTCAAGACGCATGATGTCCATTGCTGCAGCCGACCCTCCTCCCCAG GTGCAAATTTAATTACCTATGGGCAACAAGACATCGCATTCTCGCCATACAACGAAAGCTGGCGTGAGAGGCGCAAGTTGTTCGTTTCAGAACTCGTAAGCAGCAAACGCGTCCAGTCCTTCTCGCATGCGCTAGAAGCTCAAGTTGGCAACCTTATCCAATCACTCTCGCAGTCTCCACCGTCCAAGCCCATCAACCTGAACGTGACCCTCTTAACGCTCATCGACGGCTTCATCGGCACCGTGGCTTTTGGAAGCATGAACGGTGCGAAGCTCATGAAATACGCCAAGTTCCAGCAGGTCTTCAGCGAAGCCATGGTCGCCCTCTCCGCCTTCTCCGCGCAGGACTTCTTCCCGGCGTCCCCGATGAGCCGGTGGTTCGATAAGCTTGTCGGGTTAGAGGCGCGGTACCGGAGAATATTCCTAGAGCTGGATGCATACTTCGAGATGGTGATCAGCCAACATATGGACCCGGGAAGGGTGAAACCTGAGATGGATGACCTTGTGGATGTGCTGATCAATCTCTGGAAGGGACAGGCACTCACAAAAGACCACCTCAAGGCTCTCATTATG GATGCGTTTATCGGTGGCACAACCACAAGCTCGGTAACACTGTTGTGGGCAATGTCTGAGCTAATCAAGAACCCGGCAGTGATGAAGAAGGCCCAGACAGAGATAAGGAATATGGTTGCCAACAAACAAACGCTGCAGGTCGACAACCTCTCTAAGCTCAAGTACCTGAAAATGGTCGTCAAGGAAACGCTGCGATTACATCCACCGGCGCCGCTGCTCGTTCCAAGGGAGACAATGGACCATGTAAAAGTCCTCGGCTATGATATCCCACCCAAGACAAGGATCTTCGTCAACGTGTGGGCTATAGGGAGGGACCCTATCCGTTGGGAAAAACCGGAGGAGTTTTACCCCGAGAGGTTTGACGAcatttccattgattttcatgGATCGCACTATGAGCTCCTGCCTTTTGGTGCGGGGCGGCGGATCTGCCCAGCTATCCACATGGGTGCGACAATCGTAGAGTTCACGCTTGCTAGTTTGCTGCATTCATTTGATTGGGAATTACCTCAAGGCATGACAAGCCAAGATGTGAGCATGGAAGGGACCGGAAGACAAGTTTACTGCAGGAAGACTCCTCTTTACCTTGTTCCATCCTGCAAGAAGCAGACCCACTTTCCATAG